One Amaranthus tricolor cultivar Red isolate AtriRed21 chromosome 10, ASM2621246v1, whole genome shotgun sequence genomic window carries:
- the LOC130825188 gene encoding putative clathrin assembly protein At1g25240: MKHQWRRLLGRMKDRSSIIMSSLTLKTRHRHSGLEGCIIKATSHNDSCMDYKSVERVFAYVKTSPSQLIIFLWALTRRIERTRNWVVALKSLILFHGVLSSKAPGTRKIGRLPFNLSCFEDGYVTVSDRLAFDLFVQAYFVFVDLKSVTLLAELNDDMVVQMEEEKEGVKRELVRVQRWQKLMGVSLNVKPCGVIRDKVLVIEAMDCMIIEVLELYSKINQEIDEVLDRIYKNKVGKGEVLMVIDVLHKANKQGDDLCDYFEFCRKVGLIRAPVCVEIQRFSKDDFLRLEKIMNGNEVCTSMSQIDYEKERKDVEYNKTSLKTVITDKWKVFDEDFKEVEDGGGGVHMVVEEKEDPFAPYCSSLNLSLSSSSGLPQANHLNPFIDYYADRPFQQEQVQMLSLI; encoded by the coding sequence ATGAAGCATCAATGGAGAAGATTATTAGGAAGAATGAAGGATAGAAGTAGCATTATAATGTCAAGTTTAACATTAAAAACAAGACATAGACATTCTGGTTTAGAAGGATGTATAATCAAAGCCACTAGTCACAATGACTCTTGTATGGATTACAAGAGTGTAGAAAGGGTGTTTGCCTATGTTAAAACATCCCCTAGTCAATTGATCATCTTCTTGTGGGCCCTGACTCGACGTATCGAACGTACACGAAATTGGGTTGTTGCGCTTAAGTCTCTTATTTTGTTTCATGGTGTCCTTAGTAGTAAGGCACCAGGAACACGAAAAATTGGACGTCTACCCTTTAATTTGTCGTGTTTTGAAGATGGATATGTTACGGTTTCTGATCGATTGGCTTTTGATTTGTTCGTCCAGGCCTATTTCGTGTTCGTAGACCTTAAGTCTGTTACATTATTAGCAGAGTTGAATGATGATATGGTTGTGCAAATGGAGGAGGAAAAAGAAGGGGTTAAAAGAGAGTTAGTAAGGGTTCAAAGATGGCAAAAATTGATGGGTGTAAGTCTAAATGTTAAGCCTTGTGGGGTAATTAGAGATAAGGTGTTGGTTATTGAGGCTATGGATTGTATGATTATTGAAGTTTTAGAGTTGTATAGTAAGATTAATCAAGAAATTGATGAAGTTTTGGATAGAATATACAAAAATAAGGTGGGAAAAGGTGAAGTTTTGATGGTAATTGATGTATTGCATAAGGCTAACAAACAAGGGGATGATTTGTGTGATTATTTCGAGTTTTGCCGTAAAGTTGGGTTGATTCGTGCACCCGTTTGTGTTGAAATTCAACGATTTTCAAAAGATGACTTTTTACGATTAGAGAAGATTATGAATGGTAACGAGGTGTGTACGTCGATGTCGCAAATTGATTAtgaaaaagagagaaaagatGTTGAATACAATAAGacaagtttgaaaacggtaattACAGATAAATGGAAGGTTTTTGATGAAGATTTCAAGGAAGTCGAGGATGGAGGAGGTGGTGTGCATATGGTGGTCGAGGAGAAGGAGGATCCCTTTGCACCTTATTGTTCAAGTTTGAATTTGAGTTTGAGTTCGAGTTCGGGTTTGCCACAAGCAAATCATTTGAACCCTTTCATAGACTATTATGCAGATAGACCTTTCCAACAAGAGCAAGTGCAAATGCTTAGTTTGATATAG
- the LOC130825190 gene encoding uncharacterized protein LOC130825190, protein MQQPPEHCAQQDPQQVSSHDVQTVSEAQSYTDSKRDIGKLSLQIPAKPVIFANFHNGEGSLQSQVSSKCAASSSGSILRGLSFKKKINPPDCEKSRLLNLEPQAGVESPTLSKVMSKFSWTRCSSLPGPTFGSFPSVTTPASARTINEYETSHKGIINKNISRSLSVPGRNVVIVRSPSATSKMHNLSEVHDDQIAPVSPCADNDEEIPEEEAICRICFDTCDEGNTLKMECSCKGALQLIHEECAVKWFSTRRNKNCDVCGQEVHNLPVTLLRMPSAAQWNNRQERIHQSVNSGSISAWQDFVVLVLISSICYFFFLEQLLIQELKTKAIVIAAPFAFTLGLVASILAVNIAIREYIWTYAAVEFAFVAVILCLFYNVLHLNAVYSLLISSVLGFSIALSLNSLYIHIFYWRVRAAENASNV, encoded by the exons ATGCAACAACCTCCGGAACACTGTGCTCAGCAAGATCCtcaacag GTTAGCTCCCACGATGTTCAAACTGTCAGTGAAGCACAGTCATATACAGATTCAAAACGGGACATTGGGAAGCTTTCTCTTCAGATTCCTGCAAAACCTGTGATATTTGCCAATTTTCACAATGGTGAAGGATCACTCCAATCACAAGTATCGTCAAAATGTGCTGCATCATCATCAGGAAGTATTTTACGTGGGTTAAGCTTCAAGAAGAAAATTAATCCACCTGACTGTGAGAAAAGCCGCCTCTTAAATTTAGAACCACAAGCAGGTGTTGAAAGTCCAACACTATCCAAAGTTATGTCCAAATTTAGCTGGACAAGATGTTCGTCCCTTCCAGGACCTACATTTGGATCATTCCCTTCCGTTACTACCCCTGCTTCTGCAAGAACTATTAACGAATACGAGACATCACAT AAAGGGATTATTAACAAAAACATCTCGAGGTCTTTGTCCGTGCCAGGCAGAAATGTTGTTATTGTGAGGTCTCCATCTGCGACTAGTAAAATGCATAATCTGTCTGAAGTTCATGATG ACCAGATAGCTCCGGTTTCACCTTGTGCTGATAATGATGAGGAGATTCCTGAAGAAGAAGCAATTTGCAGGATCTGCTTTGATACCTGTGACGAAGGAAATACTCTTAAGATGGAGTGTAGTTGTAAAGGTGCCCTTCAGTTAATACATGAAGAATGTGCAGTAAAGTGGTTTAGCACTAGGAGAAATAAGAATTGTGATGTTTGTGGGCAAGAGGTTCATAATTTGCCAGTGACCTTGCTTAGAATGCCTTCTGCTGCTCAGTGGAACAACAGGCAGGAGCGAATTCACCAATCTGTGAATTCTGGATCAATTAG CGCTTGGCAAGATTTCGTGGTGCTGGTCTTAATTAGTTCAATAtgctactttttttttcttgagcAGCTATTG ATCCAAGAATTGAAGACTAAAGCAATTGTGATTGCCGCACCATTTGCATTTACTTTGGGCCTTGTAGCATCAATATTGGCTGTAAACATAG CGATTAGAGAGTACATATGGACATACGCAGCTGTAGAGTTTGCGTTTGTGGCCGTAATCTTGTGTCTTTTCTACAATGTG CTTCATCTGAATGCGGTCTATTCTTTACTGATTTCGTCGGTGTTAGGATTTTCAATCGCTTTGAGCCTTAactcattatatattcatatattttattgGAGGGTTCGTGCTGCTGAAAACGCTAGCAATGTATGA
- the LOC130825189 gene encoding uncharacterized protein LOC130825189, producing the protein MASRRDSQPGVRKVTTSDDQHFGDTVPNEDDALINNDAFETQVMDFDFETQPIDLDDETQIFELAGETQLMDKCNLFEHMDTQVLDVLDNEDWECTSDRRRDEDEETQLIDDLDNAELQDTGGNQVTPLGENRNSCFRNGYVNGAKEESLPSDNIAPCSGSLKRGFPSVRTASLRKAGLAALEKASKNNGPSSTNFSSVSSELHPSENHQEISNVKKVSLENDSSDYKDKSLFDGKKSNVARPLERYLFVEEDDAEMGSDDGVRDRREDLSQLPCDNDAAGLSYVDSQEPGELSQANALEFVDKFLKVNLFESDQGEKCKSTASELGNRGSIAKAAKSASLRSELAKPSIFEWDDNLEDEGGGEFFTKTKEVLLGHKSCPKPQSSRHHETSGSQSLGKLRSEKELHNLHETTIGFPDSDLKSVKGGNKVKVKKMDIVKEINSGQQLAALPNIQSVDMQNVGIDTQMAAEAMEELSAGIALLKNNSGGSDQGCQSNTGQRQKEAIKSCPSKQGSRKKRTYIFTSGVVTRSRIKEMLMKTRQQSKCYFTPETRGQSVIEKFNAGPVKPKKKQNKLSLNNTLAESKKESSNTGRVIVGDKRRQSALEGQLTNDSPQPSKRQSLQGKVKPAVQEAVQRMNNADDLACNPRETHLDGGVDIGIEFTHRRTRSKRRSSLQCAQRPKDREDLFSGAMSSFEDAHRLPCKKQDACSPPAKGTLGSPTVDGTPENLQKPSTREEITPVGFKTPSAVSPICMGDGYHTPSCKKKILLKYEVTGLIANDDRYSSPFKGLRQRRDMKNVCVLFSQHLDDDIVRHQKKVLSCLGVAVASTISEATHFVADSFTRTRNMLEAIANAKPVVTPLWLQSCGQANCFIDEKNYILRDAKKEKELNFSMPKSLAHASRYPLLEGKRVFITPNVKPGKEVISGLVKAVHGLAIERLGRSMSSDEKLIDNLLVLSCEEDFSVCVPLLEKGIAIYNSELLLNGIITQRLEYERYRLFVSQVKKTRSTLWLKKGAEQFIPVTKTK; encoded by the exons ATGGCCTCTCGTCGTGATTCTCAGCCTG GTGTAAGAAAGGTTACTACTTCTGATGATCAACACTTTGGTGATACTGTTCCTAATGAAGATGATGCATTAATCAACAATGACGCTTTTGAAACTCAAGTTATggactttgattttgaaacaCAACCAATAGATTTAGACGATGAAACGCAAATTTTCGAACTTGCTGGTGAAACCCAACTTATGGATAAATGCAATTTATTTGAGCATATGGATACCCAAGTGCTAGATGTGTTAGATAACGAGGATTGGGAGTGTACAAGTGATAGACGAagggatgaagatgaagaaactcAATTAATAGATGATTTGGACAATGCCGAGTTGCAGGACACAGGTGGTAACCAAGTAACTCCCCTTGGGGAAAATCGAAATTCTTGTTTTCGCAATGGTTATGTTAATGGGGCTAAAGAAGAATCACTGCCTTCGGATAATATAGCCCCGTGTTCTG GTTCTTTAAAAAGAGGATTTCCCTCTGTTCGCACAGCTTCTTTACGGAAAGCTGGTCTTGCGGCACTTGAAAAAGCTTCAAAAAACAATGGACCTAGTTCTACTAATTTCAGCAGTGTATCTTCTGAACTTCATCCTTCTGAGAATCATCAGGAAATATCTAATGTCAAGAAGGTTAGTTTAGAAAATGATTCATCAGATTACAAAGACAAAAGTTTATTTGATGGAAAGAAAAGCAATGTTGCCAGACCTTTGGAAAGGTACCTATTTGTGGAAGAGGATGATGCTGAAATGGGATCTGATGATGGCGTCAGGGATAGAAGAGAAGACTTGTCTCAATTACCTTGTGATAATGATGCTGCTGGACTAAGCTATGTAGATTCGCAGGAGCCAGGAGAATTATCACAAGCTAATGCTCTTGAATTTGTTGACAAATTCCTGAAAGTCAATTTATTTGAGTCAGATCAAGGTGAAAAGTGCAAAAGTACTGCAAGTGAACTAGGAAATCGTGGCTCTATTGCAAAAGCTGCTAAATCTGCTAGTCTTAGGAGCGAACTTGCTAAACCTTCAATATTTGAATGGGACGACAACCTTGAGGATGAAGGAGGTGGTGAGTTCTTCACTAAGACGAAAGAAGTACTTTTGGGGCATAAATCTTGCCCTAAACCACAAAGCTCCCGTCATCATGAAACTAGCGGAAGTCAATCTCTTGGAAAATTACGTAGTGAGAAAGAGCTACACAATTTACATGAAACCACGATAGGCTTTCCTGATTCTGACTTGAAGTCAGTGAAAGGTGGAAACAAAGTTAAAGTAAAAAAGATGGATATAGTAAAGGAAATAAATTCAGGTCAGCAATTAGCAGCCTTGCCGAATATTCAGTCAGTGGATATGCAAAATGTGGGAATCGACACACAGATGGCTGCTGAAGCTATGGAGGAACTTTCAGCTGGAATTGCACTTCTGAAAAATAATAGTGGTGGGTCTGATCAAGGTTGTCAAAGTAATACTGGCCAGAGGCAGAAAGAAGCTATAAAAAGTTGTCCTTCAAAGCAAGGATCTCGTAAGAAAAGAACATATATCTTTACGTCAGGTGTTGTTACTAGATCCAGAATAAAAGAGATGCTCATGAAAACTAGGCAACAATCCAAGTGTTATTTCACACCCGAGACTCGTGGACAGTCTGTAATTGAGAAATTCAATGCTGGCCCAGTGAAGCCAAAGAAGAAACAGAACAAGTTAAGTCTTAACAATACTCTAGCGGAAAGTAAGAAGGAATCATCAAACACAGGACGAGTGATTGTTGGTGACAAGAGAAGACAGAGTGCTCTAGAAGGACAACTAACTAATGATTCACCTCAACCATCTAAAAGACAAAGTTTGCAAGGTAAAGTTAAACCAGCTGTTCAGGAAGCTGTGCAGCGTATGAATAATGCTGATGATTTAGCGTGCAATCCAAGAGAAACACATTTGGATGGGGGCGTAGACATCGGAATAGAATTTACTCACAGACGGACAAGATCAAAGAGAAGAAGCAGTCTTCAGTGTGCACAACGTCCAAAGGATAGGGAAGATTTGTTTTCCGGTGCAATGTCATCATTTGAAGATGCTCATCGGCTGCCTTGCAAGAAGCAGGATGCATGTTCTCCTCCTGCCAAAGGAACCTTGGGTTCACCAACGGTTGATGGTACTCCTGAAAACTTGCAAAAACCATCTACTAGGGAAGAGATTACTCCGGTTGGTTTTAAAACTCCAAGTGCAGTATCGCCAATATGTATGGGTGATGGGTATCACACACCATCTTGCAAAAAGAAGATATTACTAAAGTATGAGGTCACTGGCTTGATTGCTAATGATGATAGATATAGTTCTCCCTTTAAAGGCTTGAGGCAGAGAAGAGATATGAAAAATGTCTGTGTTTTGTTCAGCCAGCACTTGGATGATGATATTGTTAGGCACCAGAAGAAG GTTTTGTCTTGTCTTGGTGTTGCAGTGGCATCTACAATTTCGGAGGCCACACACTTTGTAGCAGATTCATTTACACGCACAAGAAATATGCTAGAAGCAATTGCTAATGCAAAACCAGTGGTTACACCCTTGTGGCTTCAGAGCTGTGGACAAGCTAATTGTTTCATTGATGAGAAAAATTATATCCTTCGTGATGCTAAGAAGGAAAAGGAATTAAATTTCAGCATGCCAAAGTCACTGGCACATGCAAGTCGTTACCCTCTTTTAGAG GGTAAAAGAGTCTTCATTACACCAAATGTAAAACCAGGAAAAGAAGTAATTTCAGGCTTGGTTAAGGCTGTTCATGGTCTG GCTATAGAAAGGTTGGGTAGATCCATGTCAAGTGACGAAAAGCTCATTGATAACCTGTTGGTGTTATCTTGTGAAGAAGATTTCAGTGTCTGTGTGCCATTGTTGGAAAAAG GAATTGCTATTTATAACTCGGAGCTGTTACTGAATGGAATAATCACTCAAAGGCTGGAATATGAAAG ATATCGTCTGTTTGTGTCTCAAGTAAAGAAAACTCGATCTACATTGTGGCTGAAGAAGGGTGCTGAACAATTCATTCCGGTGACCAAAACCAAGTAG